Below is a window of Brevibacillus sp. DP1.3A DNA.
GGTTCGTCTTGAATTTTTCGTTGTTTGAAAAACGTTGATTTATCAAGGGTTTTACGGGCTAACTGTACCCGACATCCAGGAATGAGGGGGTGTTGGTGATTTCACTTCCCAAAGAGTTTCTTCCACCAGGGCAAGTTTTCTCTTTCGCGGATCGCCGCGAGCTCCTTCCTTACTTCCAGGATGGTGGTCATGGCTTCATCAAGTTTTTGGCTGCGTGTAAGCTGCTGCTCTTGTTCGTCTTGGATACTGGCAACCTGTTTTCTCAGCTCTGCGATCTCCTGTTTTTGATCGGCCATGGTCTGCATGGACGTAGCGAGATGCGCTATCAGCATGTTGAGCTGCTCAGTTGGGACGAAAACTGATTGCTGCTGCGCTGCTGCTGTTGTTACTGCGGTTTCGTCGTGGAACTCGATTGTTCTAGGAAAGGCGCGGCTTAGAGCCTCTTCGATCTCCGTTGCGGTTGCGTTGCGTTTGAAAGAATCTGCAATGAACCGCAACACTTCCGTAGCCTCTGGAAGATACCGTTTTTTCCGTCCTTCCCCGACAGATGGGACGTACATTTCGAAGCGATCACGGTAGAATCGAACCGTGGATTCGGGAACGTCGAGCTGCTTCGCAATCTCTGCGATTGTTAACAACTTGCTTGGCATGATTCCACCTGCGTTCTGTTAATGTCATGCTGCTTTACTTTGACGGGGGGGAGGGCATTCCCTTTTCTATTTCTCCAGCAAGCTTGGTCCGATAGCGGATCTGCTCGTGAGGATCCCCGGTACACAGTTTGAGCCAGTCGATGCCCGTTTCTTTGTGCATTTCTTGAAGAACGTCATGAAACATCATCGTTTTGGCAATCTCTTGGTTGGTCTTTTTCTGATTGGAACGAGCGGTAAATGGCAATACGTTACCCATGTAAAACCCTCCAATTAGAGGGTGAACCCACTAATGTGGGTGTCACCCTGGCTTTTCAGTGTTACATCGTCTCGACCGTCAAGGGGGTAGTATTTTGGCTGCGCCAAAATCTCCACCTCTTATCCTTGACTGTCACCGGCTGCTGTCTCTTGTACCGTTGCTTGCATTCTCCGTTTCTTCTGGAAACCATCTTTTATCTTGTCAGGTGTCAGGCCTTGATCTTCCATTCTTTTGAGAAACCATTCGGCTTCTTCGGGCGTTTGTACGTCCCACCATTTTTCGAATACCGCACCAATCTGGATGAGTCGGCGTGTTCGTTCCTTGCGTTCTTTTTCCTTGACTCTGACCTCGATTTGTTGCTTTTGGGAGCGAAGCTGCTCAATCTTTTTGTCTAGCTCTTGTAGCCGTTCTGTCTCACTTTTTCGTGCCATTTCTACCCCTCCGAATCTATGTATTCAAATTCCTAATCGCTTGGGATTTTCGACTATGCTTGTGCCTTTTCCCATATGCTACCACCAATCGAAACGATACAGCAATAACGCCTGTTAATCCGATGCTGTTAGTGGTAAAATTATCCCGAGTAGAATACGAAGGGCGCACTTATACACCACTACGTGGTGCGTGCGTCAGGGACTTCCGTCCCTTGAAACCAAACACGCCCTTGGCGTGAAATCGCCGTTTGGCGATTTGAAAAACGAGAAAATCAAAAGAGATAAATGCACGATTCTACATATTGAGGGGAGGGGTAAGGCGTGGCGATCTATCACTTTTCTGCACAAGTCATTTCACGATCTTCTGGACGTTCCGTTGTGGCTGCTGCTGCTTATCGGGCAGGGGAACGACTCGTTGATGAACGGTATGGAAAGACCTATGACTACACCAAAAAGGACGTGGCGGAACGTGCGATCGCGGCGCCTGACTATGCTCCTGCTTGGGTAAAAAATCGTGAGCTGCTATGGAATGCAGTCGAAGCAGCCGAGAAACAAAAAAACGCGCAGCTCTGCCGCGAGATTAATATAGCGTTGCCACGTGAGCTGACTGCTCGTGATCAGCGTGAATTGTTGTCGTTGTATGTGTTGGAGCAGTTTGTCGCTCGTGGCATGATTGCAGACGTGGCAATTCACCGCGACAATCCAGAGAATCCCCATGCTCATATCATGCTGACCATGCGCCCTTTGCATCCGGATGGAACCTGGGGAGCCAAGTCGAGGAAAGAGTACGTTCTGGACGAGAACGGGGAAAAGATCAAGCTACCGAGTGGACAGTACAAGTCGTACAAAGTCCGGACTACAGATTGGGATATGCCGGAAACGTTGGAGACATGGCGCGCGGAGTGGGCGCGTTATGCCAATCGAGCTTTGGAGCGAGCTGGCCATGCAGATCGCATTGACCATCGCAGCTTAGAAGCGCAAGGTAGCGAACGGATGCCGACCATTCATGAGGGCGTGCGGGTACGTCAGATGGAACGTCGCGGTATTCAAACGGATCGCGGTGACGTAAATCGTTCTGTAGCTGAATATAACGGGCTTGTCGTGTCACTTGAAGCGTACCGCAAGGAAAAGGATACTCTTGAAAGAAAAACGTCTCTTGAAGCCCCTATAGCGTCTGTAGAGAGCAAAGAGAAACAAATGGCGGTACTACTTGCAAAGGCAAAAGAGATTAAAAGCAAGGTCGAGCGCATCGACGTGGATCTCCAACAGGTAAAGGAGCGCTTGCGGTACTATGGCGAACAGCAGCAGCGCATTGCGGATCGCAACCGATTGGATAAGCAGATCGGGGAATTGCAGCAACGTGGCCGTGGCTTGCTTGGCCTGTATAACAAGAACAGCAAGGAGATTGCGGAGCTACAGCGCAAAGTCGAACGCCTGGACGAGCGCATCCAGGAGCATCGAACGCTTGCGCCGTCCAATCGGGAGGCTGTGGAGCTGCAAGCCCAACACCAACAATTGGAGCAGATGAAAAAAGAGCTGTCTGGCCAATTCTTTGCGGTGCGTAACAAAGTGAAGCAGTTAGAAGAGACGAGACAGGAAAAAACCATGACGCTACGTGAGGCGATCTATTCGCTGAAAGACAAGGCAACCGGTATTCCTATGCGCTATAACCAGGATGACCTCGATAAACCGTTTGAAAAGGCAACGTTTAGCAATCGTGGGGGAGCAGAGCAGCTTCATTATCGGCTTCAAGATGGCACTGAGCGCAGCGTGCTCTTCCAAAATGTTTTCATGGATAGAGCGCAGCGTAGCGCCTTGTTTGATGTATTTAGCGCAGCAGCGAGCGCGGCGAGCAAACAGTTACAGCGTGATGATGAAGCGCGTCAGCAGCAGATGAAGAAAAAACGGAGAGAAATGGAAAGATAGAACGGAGAGCCGTAAGGCTCGGGGTCTGGATTAAAGTGGAAACCCGTCTAGTTTTCTTTATTTGTTTCTCGGGTTTTATCCGAGCGTACTTTTCCAGCCATTACATCATCGTAAGGGGTATAGTTAGGCGGATTTGGAAGTCTTTTCTCCTTGATGGATCGGAAAACAATTCGGGCAATCAGGGCAACAAAAGTAAATATAATCAGAACGACAATCACTTGTGTCATGGTACAAATCACCACCTATGAGTTTTTGGTCTTCACGACACGCGCAAAGTTTCTCGCAGCCGATTGCTTATGCAATCGGCTTTTTGTATACAGTAACGCAATCAGTCAGTTAATGGCAAATTTTACCACACGTGCGCCTGTCACATATTTTCTTGTTTTCTCCAGAAAAACAGGCGTGCAAGACAAGTACCTGTAGAGCAGCCTACTAAACTACCTGTAAACGCACCTATAAAACTACCTAAGTGAGATTCCCCAAAAACCTTATCATATCAATAGATACACAGTTTACTTGGATACGTAAAAAAGAGTCTTTTTCAAGTAATCGTTAACCAGCAAGGGGGGCTCCTCCCTGATCAGGAAGATTCAGCTCGTTCCGTCCAGTCTGGAAAAATAAAAACTGCCATCAAGGAGCTGATGACAGTGAAAATATTACTGAAACAAATACAAGACAAGAGTATGAAAGATTTGGTAGAATGAGAGCAACTAAAAACGAACGGAATAGCAAAAGCCAACGGGATCACATCGGGCGCCAACCCTTCGTGATTCTGTCCGAACCGTATCGCACACGGTGAACAGGCAAAATGCTCCGTTGACTTATAGGTGAAACCTTTTTTCTGGTTTAACTACCCTTATTCTATCCAAAAAGGGGTGTGTTTACAACCAAAAACATTGGCGAATCGAGTCAACGAGCAAGAACTTACGACTACGTAAGCCCTGTCACTATTAACGGTGCCAGGGCTTTTGTGTTTCCGCGGTTAAGCGGAGGGAAACAGGATGGAGAGCACACAACAGGTAACGAGCCAAAAAATCGGGGGGCTGGGGGTGTCCCCCAGTATAGGGGAGTGCTTGCACGACCCGGTGCCATATCGCCAGGAGTCGGGGGAGCTGACCGGATCGTCGCGGCTGCCGTTGTTCGATCAGGGCAAAAAGACCGTCCGCGCCTTCGCGGAAGGGGTTGAGGTTTTGGGGCGCAGCCCCCTTGGTAAAGATTACGAATTCGCCGTCACCCCCGACAAGAATTACGACAAGTTTGTGCTGCAATCGGTGGCTAAGAAAGCTCTTCCTGGAGAGCGGGT
It encodes the following:
- the mobQ gene encoding MobQ family relaxase; translation: MAIYHFSAQVISRSSGRSVVAAAAYRAGERLVDERYGKTYDYTKKDVAERAIAAPDYAPAWVKNRELLWNAVEAAEKQKNAQLCREINIALPRELTARDQRELLSLYVLEQFVARGMIADVAIHRDNPENPHAHIMLTMRPLHPDGTWGAKSRKEYVLDENGEKIKLPSGQYKSYKVRTTDWDMPETLETWRAEWARYANRALERAGHADRIDHRSLEAQGSERMPTIHEGVRVRQMERRGIQTDRGDVNRSVAEYNGLVVSLEAYRKEKDTLERKTSLEAPIASVESKEKQMAVLLAKAKEIKSKVERIDVDLQQVKERLRYYGEQQQRIADRNRLDKQIGELQQRGRGLLGLYNKNSKEIAELQRKVERLDERIQEHRTLAPSNREAVELQAQHQQLEQMKKELSGQFFAVRNKVKQLEETRQEKTMTLREAIYSLKDKATGIPMRYNQDDLDKPFEKATFSNRGGAEQLHYRLQDGTERSVLFQNVFMDRAQRSALFDVFSAAASAASKQLQRDDEARQQQMKKKRREMER
- a CDS encoding MerR family transcriptional regulator, whose product is MPSKLLTIAEIAKQLDVPESTVRFYRDRFEMYVPSVGEGRKKRYLPEATEVLRFIADSFKRNATATEIEEALSRAFPRTIEFHDETAVTTAAAQQQSVFVPTEQLNMLIAHLATSMQTMADQKQEIAELRKQVASIQDEQEQQLTRSQKLDEAMTTILEVRKELAAIRERENLPWWKKLFGK